Proteins from a genomic interval of Diospyros lotus cultivar Yz01 chromosome 6, ASM1463336v1, whole genome shotgun sequence:
- the LOC127803490 gene encoding small RNA degrading nuclease 1-like has protein sequence MEEWTANLDKEVLVELVKIAQKRGMQGSKGSWKEFLSVYDKKFGSSLSDPARRSTDALAAFLKTFSQDDLKFFDKVIQCHSNRSTVEQFKENSSEVESPEQGLVRLTLEHSQYPLDYSLPSHKEGWLVIKCSKKKKTMRSTAMVAIDCEMVLCEDGTEALVRVCVVDRNLQVKVNELVNPNKAVADYRSEITGLTAKDLDGVTCSLSDVQKSVKKLLSHGTILVGHGLNNDLLALKIDHARVIDTAFIFKHGDGTNFRRPSLNNLCKAVLGYEVRSKGAPHNCLDDACAAMKLVLAKIESGFDDVIPLVHESVPDMELSKLLLHRIPVNVPSEELHKIIPGDFLIEIKPQKKARGGTYSAFAIFKNHQEANQSFENISECPEKDSSGLPQKCISFHLQSGVTGSLYVRKMARDNFLVQVPSRKRASQVEETAKESKKLKSDDVVGEQTKAGSNPCDGHLKEIERLKHELKLRDEEISNLNKLVVALTRKQGL, from the exons ATGGAAGAGTGGACCGCCAATTTGGACAAAGAG GTTCTTGTAGAACTTGTCAAGATCGCCCAGAAAAGAGGAATGCAGGGTAGTAAAGGGAGTTGGAAGGAGTTTTTAAGCGTTTATGACAAAAAGTTTGGGTCTAGCTTGAGTGATCCAGCAAGGAGGTCCACTGATGCACTGGCTGCTTTTTTGAAGACTTTTAGCCAAGATGATTTAAAG TTTTTTGATAAAGTAATTCAATGCCATTCCAACCGCAGCACAGTAGAGCAATTCAAAGAGAATTCTTCAGAAGTTGAATCCCCCGAGCAG GGGCTGGTTCGTTTAACTCTTGAACATTCACAATACCCATTAGATTATTCATTGCCGTCACACAAGGAG GGGTGGTTGGTAATAAAGTGCagtaagaaaaagaagacaatGAGATCAACTGCAATGGTTGCCATTGATTGTGAGATGGTTCTCTGTGAAGATGGGACAGAAGCTCTGGTGAGAGTTTGTGTTGTTGATCGCAATCTGCAG GTGAAAGTTAATGAACTTGTAAATCCAAATAAAGCAGTTGCAGACTATAGGAGTGAGATCACTGGGCTCACTGCAAAAGACTTGGATGGAGTTACTTGTTCATTGTCTGATGTACAG AAATCAGTGAAGAAGCTTTTATCTCATGGAACAATACTGGTTGGCCATGGTTTGAACAATGATCTGCTTG cATTAAAGATAGATCATGCAAGAGTGATTGACACTGCTTTTATCTTCAAACATGGAGATGGCACTAATTTCAGAAGGCCTTCTTTGAACAACCTGTGCAAG GCTGTGCTAGGATATGAAGTCAGGAGCAAAGGTGCTCCTCACAATTGTCTAGATGATGCTTGTGCTGCTATGAAACTTGTTTTGGCCAAGATAGAGTCTGGATTTGATGATGTTATACCATTGGTTCATGAGAGT GTGCCTGATATGGAATTGTCAAAACTACTTCTCCATAGGATTCCAGTCAATGTGCCCAGTGAAGAATTGCATAAGATTATTCCTGGAGACTTTTTAATTGAGATCAAG CCCCAGAAAAAAGCTCGAGGAGGCACCTACTCTGCATTTGCAATCTTTAAGAATCATCAAGAGGCGAATCaatcatttgaaaatattaGTGAATGCCCGGAAAAG GACTCTTCTGGACTACCACAGAAATGTATTTCATTCCACCTTCAGTCAGGAGTTACCGGGAGCTTATATGTTCGTAAAATGGCACGTGATAATTTTCTCGTCCAAGTCCCCTCAAGGAAAAGAGCATCCCAAGTTGAGGAGACTGCAAAAGAGTCCAAGAAGCTGAAATCTGATGACGTAGTTGGTGAGCAGACTAAAGCAGGGTCAAATCCTTGTGATGGTCACCTGAAGGAAATTGAGAGATTGAAGCACGAACTGAAGCTAAGGGATGAGGAAATCTCCAACTTGAACAAGCTCGTGGTTGCTCTTACAAGGAAACAAGGGCTCTAA
- the LOC127803489 gene encoding phosphatidylinositol 3,4,5-trisphosphate 3-phosphatase and protein-tyrosine-phosphatase PTEN2A-like isoform X2, whose protein sequence is MNSESADSSSLHREGASGNDASVPEVSGQYNPEDGSPSKPTPSISSWAKNLKLPHPMTPESEDSQTGNAGTLSFARLTSGLGLRFPAKGSGKNEGPEGTSVTAESGVFESFTKGLVDSSLSAVKAVQVKARHLVSQNKRRYQEGGFDLDMTYITENIIAMGFPAGDMSSGFFGYVEGFYRNHMEEVIKFFEAHHKGKYKVYNLCSERLYNASLFGGKVASFPFDDHNCPPIELITLFCQSAYTWLKEDIQNVVVVHCKAGMARTGLMICSLLLFLKFFPTADECIDYYNQKRCLDGKGLVLPSQIRYVKYFERLLTYFNGENQPGRRCMLRGFRLHNCPYWIRPSITISDHSGILFSTRKHPKTKDLMPEDFWIRAPKKGIVVFALPREPGLTELKGDFKIHFHDRQGDFYCWLNTTMTENRITLNGSDLDGFEKRKLPSPGFQVEIVMIDYDGSTPARRKPQDSSNRSEGRAGNAPPSNDSVSAPQNQSKVSTNQENDDVFSDSEGEETGSSKSRPAQAASGAGPPAHLNHATTIALTHGTPQLSLSKETTQSTASNEMKIDGVGRLDSEGMSDIKAIAADASVFTFGDDDEDYESE, encoded by the exons ATGAATTCAGAATCTGCTGATTCATCATCTCTGCATCGTGAGGGAGCCTCTGGTAATGACGCATCTGTTCCAGAAGTCTCTGGGCAATATAATCCTGAAGATGGTTCACCTTCTAAACCTACTCCTAGTATATCATCTTGGGCCAAAAATCTTAAACTTCCACATCCAATGACACCAGAGTCAGAGGACTCACAGACAGGAAATGCTGGGACGTTATCCTTTGCTCGCCTCACTAGTGGTTTAGGATTGCGTTTCCCTGCAAAAGGATCTGGGAAAAATGAGGGACCTGAAGGCACATCAGTAACTGCTGAATCAGGTGTTTTCGAATCATTTACTAAAGGTTTAGTTGACTCCTCTCTGAGTGCAGTAAAAGCAGTCCAGGTTAAGGCACGCCATCTTGTCtcccaaaataaaagaagatatcAG GAAGGAGGATTTGATCTAGATATGACTTACATAACTGAGAATATAATTGCTATGGGGTTTCCTGCTGGGGATATGAGTTCTGGGTTCTTTGGATATGTTGAG GGTTTCTACCGTAATCACATGGAAGAAGTTATCAAGTTTTTTGAAGCTCATCATAAG GGAAAGTACAAAGTATACAATCTTTGTTCGGAGAGGTTGTACAATGCTTCACTGTTTGGAGGAAAG GTTGCATCTTTTCCGTTTGATGACCATAATTGCCCTCCCATTGAACTCATAACTCTGTTTTGTCAAAGTGCTTACACGTGGTTGAAGGAGGACATTCAGAATGTTGTAGTGGTTCATTGTAAAGCTGGTATGGCTAGGACTGGATTAATGATTTGTAGCCTCCTCCTGTTCCTGAAG TTCTTCCCAACAGCTGATGAATGCATTGATTATTACAACCAGAAACGATGCCTAGATGGAAAGGGTCTAGTTCTTCCAAGCCAAATT AGGTATGTAAAGTACTTTGAGCGCCTTCTAACATACTTCAATGGTGAAAATCAACCCGGACGTCG GTGTATGCTTAGGGGATTCCGGCTCCACAACTGCCCATACTGGATTAGGCCTTCCATCACTATTTCTGATCATAGTG GAATTTTATTCTCAACAAGGAAACATCCAAAAACTAAGGATCTAATG CCAGAAGATTTTTGGATCCGTGCACCTAAAAAAGGGATTGTAGTTTTCGCTCTACCAAGGGAACCTGGTCTGACAGAGTTGAAGGGGGATTTTAAGATCCATTTTCATGACCGCCAAGGAGATTTCTACTG ttggTTGAATACAACAATGACGGAAAATAGAATTACTTTGAACGGTTCAGATCTTGACGGGTTTGAGAAG AGGAAATTGCCTTCCCCGGGATTCCAGGTTGAAATCGTGATGATAGACTACGATGGTTCTACTCCAGCAAGGAGAAAACCTCAAGACAGCAGCAACAGATCTGAGGGTAGAGCGGGAAATGCTCCCCCCTCAAATGACAGCGTATCTGCTCCTCAGAATCAAAGCAAGGTTTCTACTAACCAAGAAAACGATGATGTATTTTCCGACAGTGAAGGAGAGGAAACCGGGTCTTCAAAGAGTAGACCCGCTCAAGCGGCCTCTGGAGCTGGGCCTCCGGCACATCTCAACCATGCCACCACCATAGCTTTGACACATGGGACTCCACAACTGTCACTTAGCAAGGAGACCACACAGAGTACTGCCTccaatgaaatgaaaattgatgGTGTGGGGAGATTGGACTCTGAGGGGATGAGCGATATCAAGGCCATTGCTGCTGATGCTTCTGTTTTTACTTTCGGGGATGATGACGAAGACTATGAGAGTGAGTGA
- the LOC127803489 gene encoding phosphatidylinositol 3,4,5-trisphosphate 3-phosphatase and protein-tyrosine-phosphatase PTEN2A-like isoform X1 has product MNSESADSSSLHREGASGNDASVPEVSGQYNPEDGSPSKPTPSISSWAKNLKLPHPMTPESEDSQTGNAGTLSFARLTSGLGLRFPAKGSGKNEGPEGTSVTAESGVFESFTKGLVDSSLSAVKAVQVKARHLVSQNKRRYQEGGFDLDMTYITENIIAMGFPAGDMSSGFFGYVEGFYRNHMEEVIKFFEAHHKGKYKVYNLCSERLYNASLFGGKVASFPFDDHNCPPIELITLFCQSAYTWLKEDIQNVVVVHCKAGMARTGLMICSLLLFLKFFPTADECIDYYNQKRCLDGKGLVLPSQIRYVKYFERLLTYFNGENQPGRRCMLRGFRLHNCPYWIRPSITISDHSGILFSTRKHPKTKDLMVSLVQPEDFWIRAPKKGIVVFALPREPGLTELKGDFKIHFHDRQGDFYCWLNTTMTENRITLNGSDLDGFEKRKLPSPGFQVEIVMIDYDGSTPARRKPQDSSNRSEGRAGNAPPSNDSVSAPQNQSKVSTNQENDDVFSDSEGEETGSSKSRPAQAASGAGPPAHLNHATTIALTHGTPQLSLSKETTQSTASNEMKIDGVGRLDSEGMSDIKAIAADASVFTFGDDDEDYESE; this is encoded by the exons ATGAATTCAGAATCTGCTGATTCATCATCTCTGCATCGTGAGGGAGCCTCTGGTAATGACGCATCTGTTCCAGAAGTCTCTGGGCAATATAATCCTGAAGATGGTTCACCTTCTAAACCTACTCCTAGTATATCATCTTGGGCCAAAAATCTTAAACTTCCACATCCAATGACACCAGAGTCAGAGGACTCACAGACAGGAAATGCTGGGACGTTATCCTTTGCTCGCCTCACTAGTGGTTTAGGATTGCGTTTCCCTGCAAAAGGATCTGGGAAAAATGAGGGACCTGAAGGCACATCAGTAACTGCTGAATCAGGTGTTTTCGAATCATTTACTAAAGGTTTAGTTGACTCCTCTCTGAGTGCAGTAAAAGCAGTCCAGGTTAAGGCACGCCATCTTGTCtcccaaaataaaagaagatatcAG GAAGGAGGATTTGATCTAGATATGACTTACATAACTGAGAATATAATTGCTATGGGGTTTCCTGCTGGGGATATGAGTTCTGGGTTCTTTGGATATGTTGAG GGTTTCTACCGTAATCACATGGAAGAAGTTATCAAGTTTTTTGAAGCTCATCATAAG GGAAAGTACAAAGTATACAATCTTTGTTCGGAGAGGTTGTACAATGCTTCACTGTTTGGAGGAAAG GTTGCATCTTTTCCGTTTGATGACCATAATTGCCCTCCCATTGAACTCATAACTCTGTTTTGTCAAAGTGCTTACACGTGGTTGAAGGAGGACATTCAGAATGTTGTAGTGGTTCATTGTAAAGCTGGTATGGCTAGGACTGGATTAATGATTTGTAGCCTCCTCCTGTTCCTGAAG TTCTTCCCAACAGCTGATGAATGCATTGATTATTACAACCAGAAACGATGCCTAGATGGAAAGGGTCTAGTTCTTCCAAGCCAAATT AGGTATGTAAAGTACTTTGAGCGCCTTCTAACATACTTCAATGGTGAAAATCAACCCGGACGTCG GTGTATGCTTAGGGGATTCCGGCTCCACAACTGCCCATACTGGATTAGGCCTTCCATCACTATTTCTGATCATAGTG GAATTTTATTCTCAACAAGGAAACATCCAAAAACTAAGGATCTAATG GTTTCACTTGTGCAGCCAGAAGATTTTTGGATCCGTGCACCTAAAAAAGGGATTGTAGTTTTCGCTCTACCAAGGGAACCTGGTCTGACAGAGTTGAAGGGGGATTTTAAGATCCATTTTCATGACCGCCAAGGAGATTTCTACTG ttggTTGAATACAACAATGACGGAAAATAGAATTACTTTGAACGGTTCAGATCTTGACGGGTTTGAGAAG AGGAAATTGCCTTCCCCGGGATTCCAGGTTGAAATCGTGATGATAGACTACGATGGTTCTACTCCAGCAAGGAGAAAACCTCAAGACAGCAGCAACAGATCTGAGGGTAGAGCGGGAAATGCTCCCCCCTCAAATGACAGCGTATCTGCTCCTCAGAATCAAAGCAAGGTTTCTACTAACCAAGAAAACGATGATGTATTTTCCGACAGTGAAGGAGAGGAAACCGGGTCTTCAAAGAGTAGACCCGCTCAAGCGGCCTCTGGAGCTGGGCCTCCGGCACATCTCAACCATGCCACCACCATAGCTTTGACACATGGGACTCCACAACTGTCACTTAGCAAGGAGACCACACAGAGTACTGCCTccaatgaaatgaaaattgatgGTGTGGGGAGATTGGACTCTGAGGGGATGAGCGATATCAAGGCCATTGCTGCTGATGCTTCTGTTTTTACTTTCGGGGATGATGACGAAGACTATGAGAGTGAGTGA
- the LOC127804893 gene encoding UPF0481 protein At3g47200, which translates to MVAVFNKELLSWYLITLKLKETLEAKIHNSQSPTGTRSIEFPEQPSAPLQVTIKADAENAEKGPKAPSSEWLISIRDKLEQASHEDSAGVWEKLCIYRVPQYFREGTDDRAFIPQAVSLGPYHHGRRRLRNMEHHKWRALYHILERSRQDIQLYLDSIRELEEKARACYEGQIPLGSNEFIEMMVLDGSFVLELFQGAIKGFEQLGYARDDPIFAMRGSMHSIQRDMIMLENQLPLFILDRLLGLQFGQPKQRGFVAELAIQFFDPLMPTDEPLSKGERNKFESSVGHETPFDPLSDPGGLHCLDVFHRSLLRKGPKPEPRFWIRRWSQTRRVADKRRQQLIHCVSELREAGIKCKKRKTDRFWDIKFKNGILRIPRLVIHDGTKSLFLNLIAFEQCHLDCCNEITSYVIFMDNLINSAADVAYLHYQGIIEHWLGSDGEVADLFNHLCEEVVFDIDSYLSPLSEQVNRYYNHRWNAWRASLKHVYFNNPWAIVSFVAAVVLLVLTAAQTFYGVYGYYRPP; encoded by the coding sequence ATGGTTGCTGTCTTCAACAAAGAACTACTGAGTTGGTACCTCATCACCCTGAAGCTCAAAGAAACTCTGGAAGCAAAAATCCACAACTCTCAAAGTCCCACCGGAACCCGATCGATCGAATTCCCAGAACAGCCATCTGCCCCTCTGCAAGTCACTATCAAAGCCGATGCCGAGAATGCGGAGAAGGGGCCAAAGGCCCCGTCATCCGAGTGGCTGATCAGCATCAGAGACAAGCTTGAGCAAGCCAGCCACGAGGACTCGGCCGGTGTCTGGGAAAAGCTTTGCATCTACAGAGTACCTCAGTATTTCCGAGAAGGCACCGATGACAGAGCCTTCATCCCCCAGGCCGTCTCCCTGGGGCCTTACCACCACGGCAGGAGGCGCCTCCGCAACATGGAGCACCACAAGTGGCGAGCCCTCTACCACATCCTCGAGCGCAGCCGCCAGGACATCCAGCTTTATCTAGACTCCATCAGAGAGCTTGAAGAAAAGGCCCGGGCTTGCTATGAAGGCCAGATCCCTCTCGGCAGCAACGAGTTCATTGAAATGATGGTGCTGGATGGCTCCTTCGTCCTCGAGCTCTTTCAAGGCGCCATTAAAGGGTTCGAGCAGCTCGGCTACGCCCGGGACGACCCGATCTTCGCTATGCGTGGATCGATGCATTCCATCCAGCGGGACATGATCATGCTCGAAAACCAGCTTCCCCTCTTCATCCTTGACCGGTTGTTAGGCCTCCAGTTTGGCCAACCGAAGCAGCGAGGCTTTGTGGCGGAGTTAGCTATCCAATTCTTCGACCCGCTAATGCCAACCGATGAGCCATTATCAAAAGGCGAGAGGAACAAATTTGAATCATCCGTCGGCCATGAGACTCCATTTGATCCACTCTCCGATCCGGGCGGCCTCCATTGCCTCGACGTTTTCCACCGCAGCCTCTTGCGGAAAGGGCCTAAACCGGAACCCAGATTTTGGATCAGGCGATGGTCACAGACAAGAAGAGTAGCAGACAAGCGCAGGCAGCAGCTGATTCATTGCGTCTCGGAGCTGCGAGAAGCCGGGATCAAGTGCAAGAAAAGGAAGACCGATCGGTTCTGggacataaaattcaaaaacgGGATTCTTAGGATTCCCCGGCTCGTGATCCATGATGGCACCAAATCCCTCTTCCTTAACCTCATTGCATTCGAGCAGTGCCATCTGGATTGCTGCAACGAGATAACCTCGTACGTGATCTTTATGGACAACTTGATCAACTCGGCGGCGGACGTGGCGTACCTCCACTACCAGGGCATCATCGAGCACTGGCTCGGCAGCGACGGCGAGGTTGCAGATCTCTTCAACCACCTATGCGAAGAGGTGGTTTTCGACATCGACAGTTACCTCTCGCCGTTGTCGGAGCAGGTGAACCGGTATTACAACCATCGGTGGAACGCTTGGCGAGCCAGCTTGAAGCATGTCTATTTCAATAATCCTTGGGCTATCGTCTCCTTCGTTGCTGCTGTGGTGTTGTTGGTGCTTACTGCGGCTCAGACTTTCTATGGTGTTTACGGCTACTACAGGCCCCCTTGA
- the LOC127804904 gene encoding cysteine proteinase mucunain-like — MAAVLFLLLLFASLALATDMSIIDYNSKHIHGSAAWRSDEEVMGIYEEWLVKHGKAYNGLGEKEQRFEVFKDNLRFIDEHNSQNRSYRLGLNRFADLTNKEYRSMFLGARTDAKRRFVKSKVASQRYAVRGGEELPESVDWRERGAVAAIKNQGSCGSCWAFSTVAAVEGIHQIVTGELIELSEQELVDCDTAYNVGCNGGLMDYAFEFIVGNGGIDTEAHYPYRGVDGTCDPIRKNAKVASIDGYEDVPPYNEKALKKAVAHQPVSVAIEAGGRIFQLYESGIFSGNCGVALDHGVAVVGYGTENGMDYWIVRNSWGTGWGENGYIRMERNVARARTGKCGIAMQASYPVKNAQDLAKPYAAGGGGIGISSSA, encoded by the exons ATGGCCGCCgttctcttcctcctcctccttttcgCTTCCCTGGCTCTTGCAACCGACATGTCAATCATCGATTACAATTCCAAACACATCCACGGATCTGCAGCATGGCGGAGCGACGAGGAGGTGATGGGCATCTACGAAGAGTGGCTCGTCAAACACGGCAAGGCCTACAACGGGCTCGGAGAGAAGGAGCAGAGGTTCGAGGTTTTCAAGGATAACTTGAGGTTCATTGACGAGCACAACTCCCAGAACCGTTCCTACAGGCTGGGGCTGAACCGGTTCGCCGACCTGACCAACAAGGAGTACCGGTCCATGTTTTTGGGGGCCAGGACCGACGCCAAGCGCCGGTTCGTGAAGTCGAAGGTGGCCAGCCAGAGGTACGCCGTCCGGGGCGGCGAGGAGCTGCCGGAGTCTGTTGACTGGAGGGAGAGAGGCGCTGTTGCTGCCATCAAAAACCAAGGGAGTTGTG GGAGTTGCTGGGCGTTCTCGACAGTGGCGGCGGTGGAAGGCATACACCAGATCGTGACGGGAGAGCTGATCGAACTGTCGGAGCAGGAACTGGTAGACTGCGACACCGCGTACAACGTGGGTTGCAATGGTGGCCTCATGGACTACGCCTTCGAATTCATCGTCGGCAACGGCGGCATCGACACCGAAGCCCACTACCCTTACCGGGGAGTTGACGGCACCTGCGACCCCATTCGC AAGAATGCTAAGGTTGCGAGCATAGATGGTTACGAAGATGTACCGCCCTACAACGAGAAAGCTTTGAAGAAGGCCGTGGCTCACCAACCAGTCAGTGTCGCCATTGAAGCCGGCGGCAGGATTTTCCAACTCTACGAATCG GGCATATTCAGTGGTAATTGTGGGGTCGCACTGGACCATGGTGTTGCTGTGGTTGGCTATGGCACAGAAAATGGCATGGATTACTGGATTGTGAGGAATTCATGGGGAACTGGTTGGGGTGAGAACGGATATATCAGAATGGAGCGTAATGTGGCTCGGGCTCGCACTGGCAAGTGTGGAATTGCAATGCAGGCTTCATACCCCGTCAAGAATGCCCAAGACCTTGCCAAACCTTACGCTGCTGGTGGTGGTGGAATTGGGATAAGCAGCAGTGCTTGA